The Methanocella arvoryzae MRE50 genome includes a region encoding these proteins:
- a CDS encoding 4Fe-4S binding protein, which produces MFPSYSKKTENNKQVIEQRLLTQKLNLAVDLDRCTGCGVCIDACPEEAITEGPIGAVSRGKAKVSKVDVDPKKCSFCGVCNILCPFNAIKLSVDGVEKLPILEQQGFPVLEKKAKIDDEKCSRCVLCEEVCPRDAIRRDVAKVDQGHKAASTMKYAIDYKLDDAKCTKCGICAEACDAFKIEYKEPTPLTVKRIGEVKFDEKKCDACKVCVEICPEDAISIERKIIEEPKLSGKVAIDTNECVTCTWCQVICPKDAAKVEKVFEGELTINTANCPAGCSTCVDVCPCNALYLPVVEEAGHKPGKLAYNKDFCIYCGACINACPADSTITMKRNKINVTGEKTNLYNKIEAKLFAEKTPKIKEA; this is translated from the coding sequence ATGTTTCCCAGTTATTCGAAGAAAACAGAGAACAATAAGCAGGTAATCGAACAGAGGCTGCTGACCCAGAAGTTAAATCTGGCTGTGGACCTGGATCGGTGTACCGGTTGCGGAGTCTGTATTGACGCCTGTCCGGAAGAGGCAATTACCGAGGGCCCGATCGGCGCAGTAAGCCGTGGCAAGGCTAAGGTATCCAAGGTCGATGTCGACCCGAAGAAGTGCTCTTTCTGCGGTGTATGCAACATCCTTTGCCCGTTCAACGCCATCAAGCTGTCCGTAGACGGCGTAGAGAAACTCCCCATTCTGGAGCAGCAGGGCTTCCCGGTGCTTGAGAAGAAAGCGAAGATCGACGATGAGAAGTGCTCTCGCTGTGTGCTGTGCGAAGAGGTCTGCCCGAGGGACGCCATCAGGAGAGACGTCGCCAAGGTTGACCAGGGCCACAAGGCTGCTTCGACCATGAAGTACGCGATCGACTACAAGCTCGACGATGCGAAGTGCACCAAGTGCGGCATCTGCGCAGAGGCCTGCGACGCATTCAAGATCGAATACAAAGAGCCGACTCCACTGACAGTAAAGAGGATCGGCGAGGTCAAGTTCGACGAGAAGAAGTGCGACGCCTGCAAAGTCTGCGTAGAGATCTGCCCCGAGGATGCAATCTCCATCGAGCGCAAGATCATCGAAGAGCCCAAGCTCAGCGGCAAGGTCGCCATCGACACTAACGAGTGCGTCACCTGTACGTGGTGTCAGGTCATCTGCCCGAAGGATGCGGCGAAGGTTGAGAAGGTCTTCGAAGGCGAACTCACCATTAACACCGCCAACTGCCCGGCCGGCTGCTCTACCTGCGTAGACGTCTGCCCGTGCAACGCACTGTACCTGCCCGTAGTCGAGGAAGCAGGCCACAAGCCCGGCAAGCTCGCCTACAACAAGGACTTCTGCATCTACTGCGGCGCCTGCATCAACGCCTGCCCGGCTGACAGCACGATCACCATGAAGAGGAACAAGATCAACGTCACCGGCGAGAAGACCAACCTGTACAACAAGATCGAGGCCAAGCTCTTCGCAGAGAAGACCCCGAAGATCAAGGAGGCCTAA
- a CDS encoding aminopeptidase: MSKLSDAANAAMKEVFGLREGEEVLIITNPGGDWFEVSQALYDATKALGGKPVIMVQDKRARIEFTERLVLEAIRAKPDITISCGEAHYGSDPFGVNIGYVGRDGKKHDNAFRMLIYGDRRMRGVLTGRPGIKDIFERCMNIDYAAMRERIKALSDVLDKGNEIRVTSPGGTDVTLSIKGRKAHADDGDLRHAGLFGNLPCGEVFLSPVVGKCNGIMVFDSTITLDNASVLPDKPVQVTVMDGLVTDVQGGETARALLNVIRKGEQMARDKGLKEHEKNARHIGELGIGMNPMAGPSTNLLEAEKALKTIHFAIGENFDHDAPALIHQDCLILRPSMWVDERQIMKNGDLRL, from the coding sequence ATGAGCAAACTCTCTGATGCGGCCAACGCCGCCATGAAAGAAGTATTCGGCCTGCGCGAAGGCGAGGAAGTGCTGATCATCACCAACCCGGGAGGGGACTGGTTCGAGGTATCTCAGGCTCTGTATGACGCGACGAAAGCGCTCGGCGGCAAGCCGGTGATCATGGTACAGGATAAGCGAGCCCGGATTGAGTTCACCGAGCGGCTGGTGCTGGAAGCGATCCGGGCAAAGCCGGACATCACCATCTCCTGCGGAGAAGCGCATTATGGTTCCGATCCCTTCGGCGTCAACATCGGCTACGTAGGCAGGGATGGCAAGAAGCACGACAACGCTTTCAGAATGCTGATCTACGGCGATCGCCGGATGCGGGGAGTCCTCACTGGCCGGCCGGGCATCAAGGACATCTTCGAGCGGTGCATGAACATCGATTATGCGGCCATGAGAGAAAGGATCAAAGCCCTCTCTGACGTGCTCGACAAAGGCAACGAAATACGGGTGACATCCCCCGGCGGCACCGATGTGACGCTTTCCATCAAAGGCAGAAAAGCTCATGCTGATGACGGCGATCTCCGGCACGCAGGCCTCTTCGGAAACCTGCCCTGCGGTGAAGTCTTCCTGTCTCCTGTAGTGGGAAAATGCAACGGCATCATGGTCTTCGACAGCACGATCACGCTCGACAACGCCTCGGTCCTGCCCGACAAGCCCGTCCAGGTCACAGTAATGGACGGCCTGGTCACAGACGTGCAGGGCGGCGAGACTGCCAGGGCGCTGCTAAACGTTATCAGGAAGGGCGAGCAGATGGCCAGGGACAAAGGCCTGAAAGAGCACGAGAAGAACGCAAGGCACATCGGCGAACTAGGCATCGGCATGAACCCGATGGCAGGCCCGTCGACGAATCTCCTGGAAGCCGAAAAAGCCCTGAAGACCATCCACTTCGCCATAGGGGAGAACTTCGATCACGATGCGCCTGCGCTTATCCACCAGGACTGCCTGATTTTGCGGCCGTCCATGTGGGTGGACGAGAGGCAGATCATGAAGAACGGGGATCTACGGCTTTAA
- a CDS encoding aldo/keto reductase, whose protein sequence is MAEIISMEKIDTRPLGKTGINTTIVGLGGEGVLRTFGKTGAAREVISEAYSQGIQYFDSARAYAGSEGYYGSYWPYNKEARSQIFQTSKSASRDYDGAMADLRTTLRTMGLDYLDLWQIHDVRTKEDILAIEGPGGALDAFLEARDRGLVRHIGVTGHHNPAILSYCVDNWPVDTVLLPVNPVEGALGGFLTQTLPIAVEKGIGVIGMKVLGASNYIYEELGATPELLMRYALSQPVSLIIVGCSSPAEVQTLARAGRGFKPMSAEEQEKVVKVFKPFSKQLANYRGTF, encoded by the coding sequence ATGGCGGAGATCATCTCGATGGAAAAAATCGATACCCGACCTCTTGGCAAGACCGGTATCAATACGACTATTGTCGGCCTCGGCGGTGAAGGTGTCCTTAGGACGTTCGGCAAGACAGGGGCAGCCAGAGAGGTCATCAGCGAAGCTTACAGCCAGGGCATCCAGTACTTTGACTCCGCCAGGGCCTATGCGGGCAGCGAAGGCTACTACGGCTCCTACTGGCCTTACAATAAAGAAGCCCGGAGCCAGATTTTCCAGACCAGCAAGTCTGCTTCCCGGGACTACGATGGCGCGATGGCCGATCTCAGGACTACTTTAAGAACCATGGGCCTCGACTACCTCGACCTTTGGCAGATCCACGACGTCCGGACCAAAGAGGATATTCTCGCCATTGAAGGGCCCGGCGGTGCCCTCGACGCATTTCTCGAGGCCAGAGACCGGGGTCTCGTCAGGCATATCGGCGTTACGGGTCACCATAATCCGGCGATTCTCTCTTATTGCGTCGATAACTGGCCCGTCGATACGGTGCTCCTGCCGGTGAACCCGGTAGAAGGGGCGCTTGGAGGCTTTTTAACCCAGACGCTGCCGATAGCAGTCGAAAAAGGCATCGGCGTCATCGGGATGAAAGTGCTGGGAGCCTCGAACTACATCTACGAGGAACTGGGAGCGACGCCTGAACTACTGATGAGATACGCGCTCTCTCAGCCGGTATCGCTCATCATTGTGGGGTGCTCGAGTCCGGCGGAAGTGCAGACCCTCGCCAGAGCTGGCAGGGGCTTTAAGCCGATGTCTGCCGAAGAGCAGGAGAAGGTAGTAAAGGTCTTCAAGCCATTCAGCAAACAGCTTGCCAATTACCGCGGGACTTTCTGA
- a CDS encoding Coenzyme F420 hydrogenase/dehydrogenase, beta subunit C-terminal domain, whose protein sequence is MVTKGELLYTQATDKAVQERGETGGTVTALLKYLLESHMVDAVYAMKKGADIYDAQPTLITDPKDVIQTAGSLHCGTLLVPKQLSKTVLNADPNLKIAVVAKGCDTMALYEMAKRGQINLDNILMIGVNCGGTVRPAMARKMIREKFGVNPDTVVKEEIDKGQFIILTADGQHKGISIDELEEQGYGRRENCRRCKTKIPRQADLACGNWGIVGDKAGKATFVEVCSDKGAQALNKAVEAGVIEVSAAPQKGVEIRGKVEQAMLKLADKWRAKDFAKGGNGTERLQAIMKETSRCIRCYACIENCPICYCTECSTKKPYLVTPGEVPPNFMFHMIRFMHVSDSCINCGQCEELCPMDIENSRLMHSIQADLEAMFGYKPGVDMTLPVLALVKEPEERERLAATGTDQIFNIFKD, encoded by the coding sequence ATGGTTACAAAAGGCGAGTTACTATACACCCAGGCAACTGACAAGGCCGTCCAGGAGCGGGGCGAAACAGGAGGCACCGTTACAGCACTCTTAAAGTATCTCCTGGAGAGCCACATGGTCGACGCGGTCTACGCGATGAAGAAAGGTGCTGACATCTACGATGCCCAGCCCACTCTCATCACCGACCCGAAAGACGTCATCCAGACTGCCGGCTCTCTGCATTGCGGCACCTTACTGGTCCCCAAGCAGCTCAGCAAAACTGTGCTCAACGCAGACCCGAACCTGAAAATCGCTGTCGTGGCAAAGGGCTGCGATACGATGGCCCTGTACGAGATGGCGAAGAGAGGCCAGATCAACCTGGACAACATCCTTATGATCGGAGTCAACTGCGGCGGTACCGTCAGGCCCGCTATGGCCCGAAAGATGATCCGGGAAAAGTTCGGGGTCAACCCGGACACCGTAGTAAAGGAAGAGATCGATAAAGGCCAGTTTATTATTCTAACTGCTGATGGCCAGCACAAGGGTATCTCCATCGACGAGCTTGAAGAACAGGGCTACGGCCGCAGAGAAAACTGCCGCCGGTGCAAGACGAAGATCCCAAGACAGGCCGACCTGGCCTGCGGTAACTGGGGTATCGTCGGGGACAAGGCCGGAAAAGCCACTTTCGTGGAAGTCTGCAGCGATAAAGGTGCGCAGGCACTGAACAAGGCGGTAGAAGCTGGTGTAATCGAAGTCTCTGCAGCGCCTCAGAAAGGGGTTGAAATCCGGGGCAAGGTTGAGCAGGCGATGCTCAAGCTGGCCGACAAGTGGCGTGCAAAGGACTTTGCCAAAGGCGGCAACGGTACCGAGCGCCTACAGGCTATTATGAAAGAGACTTCCCGGTGCATCAGGTGCTACGCGTGCATCGAGAACTGCCCTATCTGCTACTGTACAGAGTGCAGCACTAAGAAACCTTACCTGGTCACGCCCGGCGAGGTACCGCCCAACTTCATGTTCCACATGATCCGGTTCATGCACGTCTCCGACTCCTGCATCAACTGCGGCCAGTGCGAGGAGCTCTGCCCGATGGACATCGAGAACTCCCGCCTGATGCACTCGATACAGGCCGACCTCGAAGCGATGTTTGGCTATAAGCCCGGCGTCGACATGACCCTGCCAGTGCTGGCTCTGGTCAAGGAGCCCGAGGAAAGGGAGAGGCTGGCAGCTACAGGGACCGACCAGATCTTCAACATATTCAAGGACTGA
- a CDS encoding ornithine cyclodeaminase, which yields MQAMREIELKGHIIDSLLLPRIFDKVMDMEGEFEILQFDIGKNKTDTSYARLMIKGRDNEHLEDIIGELHRLGAQLPEAEDVVVATAPKDKVVPKGFYSTTNHQTYVKIAGEWKQVQNQKMDSMIVIKDGVPSCVTLGHIKKGDQVVIGKKGIRIVPPERPRGHSIFEFMGGQVSSERPSQSLIKQIAEEMLEVKARGGRIVIVGGPAIVHTGGQSALAEMIRNGYVDALLAGNALAAHDIEYNLYGTSLGMNLNTVELAPEGHKHHIYAISEITRAGSIKAAVESGILTGGIMYECVKNNVPFVLAGSIRDDGPLPDVITDTMKAQDMIREQLKGADIVLMMATMLHSIAVGNCLPSSVSTICVDINPSTVTKLMDRGSAQAIGIVTDVGTFLPWLAEELMALKKNKPEACICIKNEPSAKKY from the coding sequence ATGCAAGCAATGCGAGAGATTGAACTGAAAGGACACATCATAGACTCCCTCCTGCTTCCCAGGATCTTCGACAAGGTCATGGATATGGAAGGAGAATTCGAGATCCTCCAGTTCGATATCGGCAAGAACAAAACCGATACGAGCTATGCCCGGCTCATGATCAAGGGCAGAGATAACGAACACCTGGAGGACATTATCGGCGAGCTCCACCGGCTCGGAGCCCAGCTGCCGGAGGCAGAGGACGTGGTAGTCGCCACCGCCCCGAAGGACAAAGTGGTGCCGAAGGGTTTCTACTCCACTACCAATCACCAGACTTACGTAAAGATCGCCGGCGAGTGGAAGCAGGTGCAGAACCAGAAGATGGACTCGATGATTGTTATTAAGGACGGAGTCCCTTCCTGCGTCACTCTCGGCCACATCAAGAAAGGCGACCAGGTCGTCATCGGGAAGAAAGGCATCAGAATCGTGCCCCCGGAAAGGCCCCGCGGCCACTCGATATTCGAGTTCATGGGCGGCCAGGTATCGTCAGAGCGGCCTTCCCAGTCGCTGATTAAGCAGATCGCTGAAGAGATGCTGGAAGTCAAGGCCAGAGGCGGCCGCATCGTCATTGTAGGCGGCCCTGCTATAGTCCACACCGGAGGCCAGTCAGCGCTGGCTGAGATGATCCGGAACGGCTACGTCGACGCCCTCCTCGCCGGAAACGCGCTCGCAGCACACGATATAGAGTACAACCTGTACGGTACTTCGCTGGGCATGAACCTGAATACAGTTGAACTGGCACCGGAAGGCCACAAGCACCACATTTACGCCATCAGCGAGATAACGAGGGCGGGCTCCATCAAGGCTGCGGTAGAAAGCGGCATCCTCACTGGCGGCATCATGTACGAGTGCGTGAAAAACAACGTGCCCTTCGTGCTCGCAGGCTCCATAAGGGACGACGGACCCCTTCCCGACGTCATCACGGACACCATGAAGGCGCAGGACATGATCAGAGAGCAGCTTAAGGGCGCTGATATTGTGTTAATGATGGCCACCATGCTGCACTCTATCGCAGTAGGCAACTGCCTGCCGTCTTCAGTCAGCACGATCTGCGTCGACATCAACCCGTCCACCGTCACCAAGCTGATGGACAGGGGCAGCGCGCAGGCGATCGGCATCGTCACTGACGTAGGCACCTTCCTGCCGTGGCTGGCCGAAGAGCTGATGGCACTCAAGAAGAACAAGCCAGAGGCCTGCATTTGCATAAAAAACGAGCCTTCGGCTAAAAAGTATTAA
- the hdrB gene encoding CoB--CoM heterodisulfide reductase subunit B: MSHSASNKTSLYLGCIAPNRYPGIEAATLKTAKNLGLEFADLVGASCCPAPGAFGSMDVLTWEALAARNICLSEQMGLDCTVVCNGCYKSLYDVNEKLKENPAEKAKVNELLKLADMEFKGTIEVRHLAEQLYKDVGIKKIKDSVVTPLNGIKVGVHYGCHMLKPARERRFGSPAFSTERPTFLDEMVEALGATSVDYREKMMCCGAGGGVRGYKKDYALDMTNEKLRNMQEVGVDVIVDVCPFCHLQFDLGQVEIKEKFGDSYGIPVLHFSQLLGLAQGMSPEELGLSAHQIKVDKLLDRIV; the protein is encoded by the coding sequence ATGAGTCACTCAGCATCTAACAAGACATCCTTATACTTAGGCTGTATCGCTCCGAACCGGTACCCCGGCATCGAGGCTGCAACCTTGAAGACCGCTAAGAATCTGGGCCTGGAGTTCGCTGACCTCGTCGGCGCATCCTGCTGCCCCGCCCCCGGCGCGTTCGGCAGCATGGACGTCCTCACCTGGGAAGCCCTCGCAGCAAGAAACATCTGCCTGTCTGAACAGATGGGCCTCGACTGCACCGTCGTATGCAACGGGTGCTACAAGTCCCTGTACGACGTGAACGAGAAGCTCAAGGAGAACCCTGCTGAGAAGGCCAAGGTCAACGAGCTGCTGAAGCTTGCGGACATGGAATTCAAGGGCACAATCGAGGTACGCCACTTAGCAGAGCAGCTCTACAAGGATGTAGGGATCAAGAAGATCAAGGACTCGGTTGTCACGCCCCTGAACGGCATCAAGGTCGGCGTCCACTACGGCTGCCACATGCTCAAGCCCGCCAGGGAAAGAAGATTCGGAAGCCCCGCGTTCTCCACGGAAAGGCCCACCTTCCTCGATGAGATGGTCGAGGCACTCGGCGCCACCTCGGTGGACTACAGGGAGAAGATGATGTGCTGCGGTGCCGGTGGCGGTGTCCGTGGCTACAAGAAGGACTACGCGCTGGACATGACCAACGAGAAGCTGAGGAACATGCAGGAAGTCGGCGTCGACGTCATCGTAGATGTCTGCCCGTTCTGCCACCTGCAATTCGACCTCGGCCAGGTAGAAATCAAGGAGAAGTTCGGCGACAGCTACGGTATTCCTGTACTGCATTTCTCCCAGTTGTTAGGCCTCGCCCAGGGCATGAGTCCCGAGGAACTCGGCCTGAGCGCGCACCAGATCAAGGTTGACAAGTTACTCGACAGGATTGTGTGA
- a CDS encoding WD40 repeat domain-containing protein: protein MILAAQAFLFTSPVLSAPAATSPAWTYAAGVEVKSVAVSALGDLVVLGTGDNKVIAFNSTGTRLWEKSVSDIPVNVVVSADGTVVAANLWGGHVVTFDREGSELGDYPVNDYISGIAISDNGNDIAAGSWNSYVYLISRFGTGTWYSKTEDQISAVAISGDGNTIVAGGRNGAVTARDRMGNQLWAHELISPVSAVATSRNGDLIAVGMQNGRVTFFDRSGKLLKESSTDSIVNTLSMTYAGDLIIVGTANSGIFAFDGQGNKLWDAGNGNAIKSTAVSNYGMVVVGDVEGVITGYGANGQKSARFQAGNVINSVAIATGGDLVAAGSSDGKAYVFDNRAGTFVPKIIVTATPIPVQTPTPTAAPTVQATATPAPAGSQMIGLISIIAIAMALGIAGTGGRKK from the coding sequence ATGATCCTGGCAGCCCAGGCATTCCTTTTCACATCCCCCGTACTTTCAGCTCCCGCGGCCACATCGCCGGCATGGACGTATGCAGCAGGCGTGGAAGTTAAATCGGTGGCTGTTTCGGCCCTGGGTGATCTGGTCGTCCTTGGTACCGGGGATAACAAAGTGATCGCATTCAACAGCACCGGAACCAGGCTCTGGGAGAAAAGCGTGAGTGACATACCTGTGAACGTGGTTGTATCTGCGGATGGCACAGTGGTAGCGGCTAACCTCTGGGGAGGCCACGTGGTTACCTTTGACAGGGAGGGCTCAGAGCTCGGCGACTACCCGGTCAACGATTACATCAGCGGCATTGCAATATCCGACAATGGCAACGACATTGCGGCCGGCAGCTGGAACAGCTATGTCTACCTGATCAGCCGTTTCGGCACAGGAACCTGGTACTCTAAAACGGAAGATCAGATAAGCGCTGTCGCCATTTCAGGGGACGGAAACACGATCGTTGCCGGCGGAAGAAACGGGGCGGTCACAGCCCGGGACAGAATGGGCAACCAGCTGTGGGCTCACGAGCTCATATCACCCGTCTCTGCCGTCGCCACTTCGAGAAACGGCGACCTGATAGCAGTAGGGATGCAAAACGGCAGGGTCACATTCTTCGATCGCAGCGGCAAACTGCTAAAAGAGTCCAGCACAGACAGCATAGTCAACACCTTAAGTATGACGTACGCCGGGGATCTTATCATTGTGGGCACAGCCAACTCCGGCATATTTGCCTTCGACGGCCAGGGTAACAAGCTGTGGGATGCAGGCAACGGTAACGCAATTAAAAGCACGGCCGTATCGAATTATGGCATGGTCGTCGTAGGAGATGTCGAAGGGGTCATAACCGGCTACGGTGCTAACGGCCAGAAATCAGCCCGGTTCCAGGCGGGGAATGTCATTAACAGCGTCGCCATCGCTACCGGCGGGGACCTGGTCGCAGCAGGCAGCAGCGATGGGAAGGCTTATGTCTTCGACAACAGAGCGGGCACCTTCGTGCCTAAGATAATAGTGACAGCTACACCTATTCCGGTGCAAACTCCTACACCCACCGCGGCGCCGACAGTTCAGGCAACTGCAACGCCGGCCCCTGCCGGGAGTCAGATGATCGGCCTGATCAGCATAATAGCTATCGCCATGGCTCTGGGCATTGCAGGTACCGGAGGTCGTAAAAAGTAA
- the hdrC gene encoding CoB--CoM heterodisulfide reductase subunit C, with protein sequence MAALESQVINLNKGLINFTHEVEKQGGENIGVCYQCGTCTGSCPQGRRNALRTRKIMRMVALGMKDQLLRDDSIWYCSTCYTCTDRCPRHVKPTDVIIALRNMATRELLVPKNFVQNMTFISQTGHAVPNNDANRALRVKLGLTAEPPTTATHPEYIPGIMKIMEATGLMAIKAQLEAKK encoded by the coding sequence ATGGCTGCATTAGAATCACAGGTAATAAACCTCAACAAGGGTTTAATCAACTTCACCCACGAGGTAGAGAAACAGGGCGGAGAGAACATCGGCGTCTGCTACCAGTGCGGTACCTGCACCGGCAGCTGCCCCCAGGGCAGAAGGAACGCCCTCAGGACCAGGAAGATCATGAGGATGGTTGCCCTTGGTATGAAGGATCAGCTCCTCCGGGATGATTCCATCTGGTACTGCTCGACCTGCTACACCTGCACTGACAGGTGTCCCAGGCATGTCAAGCCCACTGATGTTATCATCGCGCTGAGGAATATGGCCACCAGGGAATTGCTGGTACCGAAGAATTTCGTGCAGAACATGACGTTCATCTCGCAGACCGGCCATGCTGTGCCGAACAATGACGCTAACAGGGCTCTGAGAGTTAAGCTCGGCCTGACGGCAGAGCCGCCGACGACAGCCACGCACCCCGAGTACATCCCGGGCATCATGAAGATCATGGAGGCTACCGGTCTCATGGCTATCAAGGCTCAACTGGAGGCTAAGAAATGA
- a CDS encoding 4Fe-4S binding protein: MTTISLDIQNRTCTGCNNCVVACPVNALELTVANPVTKKKTYNVLNGKAVVIDDEVCNGCGICLEVCPQRAITLTTA; the protein is encoded by the coding sequence GTGACGACAATATCATTAGATATCCAGAACAGGACCTGTACTGGTTGCAATAATTGCGTTGTCGCCTGCCCGGTCAATGCGCTGGAGTTGACGGTTGCCAACCCGGTAACCAAAAAGAAGACTTACAACGTCTTGAACGGCAAGGCTGTCGTAATCGACGACGAGGTCTGCAATGGTTGCGGCATTTGCCTTGAGGTCTGTCCGCAGCGTGCAATCACGCTCACGACAGCGTAG
- the fdhF gene encoding formate dehydrogenase subunit alpha has product MELKIVSTTCPYCGTGCGLNLVVRDEKVVSVAAWQRHPVNEGKLCPKGRYAHEFIHRKDRLTKPLIKKDGKLVEASWDEAYELIATKLKTYKPEEMACLASARVSNEENYLMQKFARAVLKTPNVDHCARLCHSSTVAGLAASFGSGAMTNNIQDIAESKCVFVLGSNTFEQHPLIGRSIVRAKQKGARVIVFDPRYTPTAKQADLYKSFYSGTDVAILNAMMQHIIKNGWEAKEYIENRTKDYEKLKAVVMKPEYSLENVSGISGIPAKDIAMAAEWFATAPSACLLYSMGITQHTTGVDNVKSVANLLMLTGNIGKVGGGVNALRGQNNVQGACDMGCLPNVYSGYQKVIDEPAVKKMKEAWGCDVAGGKIGYTVTEMMDVLTENPPKLKAIYIMGENPMISDPDLKHVEHALKNLEFLVVQDIFLTETAQLADVVLPAACYAEKDGTQTSTERRVQRWHKAVNPPGEAKADWEILCELGRKMGFEKQFSFKSPEEIFNEVARVTPSYGGMSYKRLEPEGLHWPCPAADHPGTPILHTQKFANPDGLGVFTPIEYKPPAEVTDAEYPFILTTGRCIWQWHTGSMTRRSESLEREAPTGWIEINTEDAKALGIRNNEMVRAITRRGEVQVAARVTGDIRKNVMFMPFHYAECPANVLTNNALDPIAKIPEYKVCAVRVEKIKEA; this is encoded by the coding sequence ATGGAACTAAAAATAGTTTCCACAACTTGCCCGTACTGTGGTACGGGGTGTGGATTGAACCTTGTCGTGCGTGACGAGAAAGTCGTCAGTGTGGCAGCATGGCAGCGTCATCCTGTGAACGAAGGAAAGCTCTGTCCAAAGGGACGCTATGCCCACGAGTTCATCCACCGGAAAGACCGGCTGACTAAACCGCTCATAAAAAAGGACGGCAAACTGGTCGAGGCATCCTGGGACGAGGCGTACGAGCTGATTGCCACTAAACTCAAGACTTATAAACCTGAGGAAATGGCCTGTCTCGCTTCGGCACGCGTATCCAACGAGGAAAACTACCTGATGCAAAAGTTTGCACGGGCTGTGCTAAAGACTCCCAATGTTGATCACTGCGCCCGTCTGTGCCACTCTTCGACAGTCGCCGGCCTTGCTGCTTCCTTCGGGTCCGGCGCTATGACAAACAACATCCAGGACATCGCCGAATCGAAGTGTGTTTTCGTCCTGGGCAGCAATACCTTTGAGCAGCACCCGCTCATCGGCCGCAGCATCGTCAGGGCGAAGCAGAAGGGTGCCAGGGTCATCGTCTTCGACCCGAGGTACACCCCGACGGCAAAACAGGCCGATCTGTATAAGTCGTTTTACTCCGGCACGGACGTAGCGATTCTCAACGCCATGATGCAGCACATCATAAAGAATGGCTGGGAAGCGAAGGAGTACATCGAGAACCGCACAAAAGACTACGAGAAGCTGAAAGCAGTCGTGATGAAGCCCGAGTACAGCCTGGAGAACGTCTCCGGCATCAGCGGCATACCTGCCAAAGATATCGCGATGGCGGCCGAATGGTTTGCGACGGCACCTTCAGCATGCCTTCTCTACTCTATGGGCATCACTCAGCACACTACCGGCGTGGACAACGTGAAGTCGGTTGCCAACTTGCTGATGCTCACCGGCAACATCGGGAAAGTCGGCGGAGGCGTGAACGCTCTCAGAGGCCAGAACAACGTGCAGGGCGCCTGCGACATGGGTTGCCTGCCCAACGTGTATAGCGGTTACCAGAAAGTGATCGATGAGCCGGCTGTCAAGAAGATGAAGGAGGCCTGGGGCTGTGATGTCGCCGGTGGCAAGATCGGGTACACGGTTACGGAAATGATGGACGTGCTGACCGAGAACCCGCCTAAACTCAAGGCTATCTACATCATGGGAGAGAACCCGATGATCTCCGACCCGGACCTCAAACACGTAGAGCATGCCCTGAAGAACCTGGAATTCCTCGTGGTACAGGACATCTTCCTGACCGAGACGGCACAGCTTGCAGACGTCGTTCTGCCGGCAGCCTGCTATGCGGAGAAGGACGGGACGCAAACCAGCACCGAGCGCAGAGTCCAGAGATGGCATAAGGCCGTAAACCCGCCCGGAGAAGCGAAGGCTGACTGGGAGATACTCTGTGAGCTCGGGCGCAAGATGGGCTTCGAGAAACAGTTCTCGTTCAAGAGCCCGGAGGAAATTTTCAACGAGGTCGCCAGAGTCACCCCATCTTACGGCGGTATGAGCTACAAGCGCCTTGAGCCGGAAGGCCTGCACTGGCCCTGTCCGGCCGCCGACCACCCGGGAACCCCAATTCTGCATACCCAGAAGTTCGCTAACCCCGACGGGCTCGGCGTCTTTACTCCCATCGAGTACAAGCCGCCTGCCGAGGTCACGGATGCGGAGTATCCGTTCATCCTGACGACCGGGCGGTGCATCTGGCAGTGGCACACCGGGTCTATGACCAGGAGATCGGAATCCCTTGAGAGGGAGGCTCCTACAGGCTGGATCGAGATAAACACCGAGGACGCGAAGGCGCTCGGTATCAGGAACAATGAGATGGTACGGGCGATCACCCGCCGCGGAGAAGTGCAGGTAGCTGCCAGAGTGACCGGGGATATCAGGAAGAACGTCATGTTCATGCCTTTCCACTATGCGGAATGCCCCGCCAACGTCCTCACGAACAACGCCCTCGACCCGATCGCCAAGATACCTGAATACAAGGTATGTGCGGTGAGAGTAGAGAAGATCAAGGAGGCGTGA